One window of the Synergistaceae bacterium genome contains the following:
- a CDS encoding right-handed parallel beta-helix repeat-containing protein, which translates to MLMRTRWFKKVVCSCFILFALLSASSASAVEVYRVKPGNEDGDGSTWDNAMGVTKFRKALGSGTTGEYWLAKGTYKPTSDDTDPYASFVLSNDIALYGGFDGTETQLSQRDYKTNKTTLSGAIGGSDSYHVVYADSVNDTATLDGFTITGGNANGGDANKDGGGMYICNASPTVTNCTFLENEATNGGGVYILYGSAAVMNCTFSGNKAQQGGGMYIAGGTPTVTNCTFSDNTATNSGGGMYIDNASPTLTNCTFSDNTATNSGGGMYKYYGAPTLTNCTFSGNKTTAPNGSGGGMYIAYDSATVTDCTFSGNTATYGGGMYIIYGSATLTNCTFSKNTATNSGGGMFIVNVSPTVTNCTFSGNMTTNGGGMYISEESSPTLTNCTFSENMATSGGGMFISVKSGYKPKLMNCTLSGNMATGSADSGGGMFISDNSSGNPIVTNSIFWETDSATGQVVDKSDKLTITYSVVDTNIFAGGNNINADPNLGPLKNNGGLTFTCALGKGSPAIDSGTSTGAPDTDQRGVKRPQGGGVDIGAYETESAPKPEPEPKPEPEPEPGPAPTPTPVPVQPVDPPEGPGFVRPTPLTVTLPPNPTEEQKKDALENVFREALVPDSLIEDLLELLTVDDTGQIYISDDGMERLRELLDDLEIAEGAEMSPLAVIRASLDAQGASDHSTEAGTAVFFFEIPNCYNGLRCDQLQVVKAFSSERAALFERVYQLEDLLDRCAAVVEIEGKTLKRVLEPGDLVTPDCRLALTIKDGGEFDLDGEENGFLVDPAFIVAGERKSEPEPPKGGGGGCNSLGFAPALLILLSPLAPLKGRK; encoded by the coding sequence TTTTATTCTGTTTGCATTGCTATCGGCCTCGTCGGCCTCGGCGGTGGAGGTCTACCGCGTTAAACCCGGCAACGAGGACGGGGATGGATCTACGTGGGACAACGCCATGGGTGTGACGAAGTTCAGAAAGGCTTTGGGCTCCGGAACAACGGGCGAGTACTGGTTGGCTAAAGGTACGTATAAGCCGACCAGTGATGACACGGATCCGTATGCATCCTTCGTCCTCTCGAATGACATCGCCCTGTACGGTGGCTTCGACGGGACGGAGACACAGCTGAGCCAGCGCGACTACAAGACGAATAAAACCACCTTAAGCGGAGCTATCGGCGGCTCGGATAGCTATCACGTCGTCTATGCCGACAGTGTAAACGACACCGCCACCCTCGACGGCTTCACCATCACTGGCGGTAATGCGAACGGTGGCGACGCAAACAAGGACGGCGGCGGGATGTACATATGCAACGCCAGTCCGACGGTGACGAACTGCACCTTCCTTGAGAACGAGGCGACCAACGGCGGCGGGGTGTACATCTTATACGGCAGTGCGGCGGTGATGAACTGCACCTTCTCGGGGAACAAGGCGCAGCAAGGCGGCGGGATGTATATAGCTGGCGGCACTCCAACGGTGACGAACTGCACCTTCTCGGATAACACGGCGACCAACAGCGGCGGCGGGATGTACATAGACAACGCCAGTCCGACGTTGACGAACTGCACCTTCTCGGATAACACGGCGACCAACAGCGGCGGCGGGATGTACAAATATTACGGCGCTCCAACGTTGACGAACTGCACCTTCTCGGGGAACAAGACGACTGCACCTAATGGCAGCGGCGGCGGGATGTATATTGCATACGACAGTGCGACGGTGACGGACTGCACCTTCTCGGGGAACACGGCGACCTATGGCGGCGGGATGTATATTATATACGGCAGTGCGACGTTGACGAACTGCACCTTCTCGAAGAACACGGCGACCAACAGCGGCGGCGGGATGTTCATCGTAAACGTCAGTCCGACGGTGACTAACTGCACCTTCTCGGGGAACATGACGACCAACGGCGGCGGGATGTACATCTCGGAAGAAAGCAGTCCAACGTTGACGAACTGCACCTTCTCGGAGAACATGGCGACCAGCGGCGGCGGGATGTTCATCTCAGTCAAGTCTGGTTATAAGCCTAAGTTGATGAACTGCACCTTATCGGGGAACATGGCGACTGGGTCTGCGGACTCCGGCGGCGGGATGTTCATTTCGGATAATTCATCGGGAAATCCCATAGTTACGAACAGCATCTTCTGGGAAACGGATTCCGCCACGGGACAGGTTGTGGACAAAAGCGACAAGCTAACGATCACCTATTCCGTCGTCGATACCAACATTTTCGCTGGCGGTAACAACATAAATGCCGACCCCAATCTCGGCCCGTTGAAGAACAACGGTGGCCTGACGTTTACCTGCGCCCTGGGCAAGGGCAGCCCCGCCATCGACAGCGGTACGAGTACGGGTGCGCCAGATACCGACCAGCGCGGCGTCAAACGCCCGCAGGGCGGCGGAGTCGACATCGGCGCATACGAGACAGAATCCGCGCCAAAGCCGGAGCCGGAACCAAAGCCGGAGCCCGAGCCGGAGCCGGGACCTGCGCCCACTCCGACTCCCGTGCCGGTGCAGCCCGTCGATCCACCCGAGGGACCTGGTTTCGTGCGGCCCACGCCTCTGACGGTGACCCTGCCGCCGAACCCCACGGAGGAGCAGAAGAAGGACGCACTGGAGAATGTATTCCGCGAAGCCCTCGTCCCGGACAGTCTGATAGAGGACCTGCTGGAACTGCTGACAGTGGACGACACAGGTCAGATTTATATCAGCGATGATGGAATGGAACGACTGCGGGAACTGCTCGACGATCTTGAAATAGCAGAGGGGGCGGAGATGAGTCCGCTCGCGGTCATCCGCGCCTCGCTCGACGCTCAGGGCGCCTCCGATCACTCCACGGAAGCCGGGACGGCGGTTTTCTTCTTTGAAATTCCGAACTGCTACAACGGCCTTCGTTGCGACCAACTACAGGTTGTAAAGGCTTTCTCGTCCGAGAGAGCGGCCCTTTTTGAGCGGGTGTACCAGCTCGAGGACCTGCTCGACCGCTGCGCCGCGGTGGTGGAGATCGAGGGGAAAACCCTGAAGCGTGTGCTCGAACCGGGCGACCTCGTCACTCCCGATTGTCGCCTTGCACTTACAATCAAGGACGGAGGGGAATTCGACCTTGACGGCGAGGAGAACGGCTTCCTGGTAGACCCCGCCTTCATAGTGGCGGGGGAGAGAAAGAGCGAACCCGAGCCCCCTAAAGGTGGCGGCGGTGGATGCAATTCCCTGGGCTTCGCCCCCGCGCTGCTGATTCTGCTGTCCCCGCTGGCGCCGCTGAAGGGAAGAAAGTAA